The DNA sequence TTCGCCTCGGTCGACACGCGCGGGTGCGTGCCGGTCTGCACGGCGTACTGCTCGGCCGGCAGGCCGAAGGCGTCGAAGCCCAGGGTGTGCAGGACGTTGTGGCCGCTCATCCGCTGGTGGCGGGCGAAGACGTCGGTGGCGATGTACCCGAGCGGGTGGCCGACGTGCAGGCCCGCGCCCGAGGGGTACGGGAACATGTCCATGATGAACTTCTTGGGCCGCGCCACGACCTCGGGGTCTCCGGCCAGGTCACCGGTCGGGTTCGGGGCCTCGTACGTGCCCTGCGCGTCCCATACGTCCTGCCAGCGTGCCTCGATGTCGGCGGCCATGGCAGCCGTGTAACGGTGCGCCTCGGCCGCCTCGGGGGCCGGGGTGTTCGTCTCGCTCATGATTCCTGAAGCTCCATCGATCGTCTCTGCCGTCTCTGCTGCCCAAACGAAAAAACCCCTCGCACAGGAGGGGGCGCCGCGCCGGGGCCGACCGCTTCGTGGGGTCGGAACTGTTCAGCGCGGCTCGGTAAGCAGAAGGCGTACGGCACGCATGGCGTCAGGGTACCGCAGCGGCCCCGAGGGGCGCTCTGCCCTTCCGGCCGGTGGACGCACAACGAGAAGCGGGCCACCGTTTCCGGTGGCCCGCTTCTTCACTGTGGAGCTATGGAGAATTGAACTCCAGACCTCCTGCATGCCATGCAGGCGCTCTACCAACTGAGCTATAGCCCCTTGTCTTGCCTGCCGCTTCGTGGCCCGTTTCCGGCCCCCTTGGCGACATCCCAAACATTACACGGTGATGGCCCTGGTCCAAAAATCGGTTTCCACGAGCCCCGGGCCATGTCCGTTTCCTGGCGATTCGTCACATGCCCCGGCTCGTTGCTGGTCACGCCGTCCCGCGTCCCCGCGTCACGCCCGCGCGAACTGGTAGAACCGCTTCAGCGTGCAGTGCTCGTCGAGCAGTCGCCCGTAGATCGGCTCGCCCTCCAGCTCGCGGTACGTCTCGATCGGGTCGCCTTTTATGATCAGTGCCCGCGCGCATTCCTCGCACCAGTACTGGTAGTCGGGATTGACCGGCTCCATGTCCCGCACGATCGGCGTGCCGTTGTTGCACCAGTCGCACCGCCGCCGGTGTGCACCCATCCGTCAGCGACTCCCTCCCGCGTCGGGCCGTCGTCGTCCCCCTCCGGCCGTCCGATTCTGCCATGCCGGTGCTCGCTCGGGCAGCTGTGGACAAAAGCAAAGATCCCGCCCCCTGTTGGGGACGGGATCTTGATTGTGGAGCTATGGAGAATTGAACTCCAGACCTCCTGCATGCCATGCAGGCGCTCTACCAACTGAGCTATAGCCCCGCTCTCCGCGACGCTCCCCCCGTTTCCGGTGTTCTGCGCTGCGAACAAGAAGAACTCTAGCCTGTGACCAGCCGGAAAGTGAAATCCGGGTGGGAGCCGCTCCGAGGTGGGCTCAGTCGTCGTCGCCGAGCACCGGTTCGGGCAGCGTGCCGGCGTTGTGTTCCATCAGCCGCCAGCCTCGCGCGCCCTCGCCCAGGACGGACCAGCAGCAGTTGGAGAGCCCGCCCAGGCCCTCCCAGTAGTACGAGTCCAGGCCCAGCAGGCGGCCGATCGTCGTACGGATGGTGCCGCCGTGGCTGACCACCACGAGCGTGCCGCCGGGGGGCAGCCGGTCGGCGTGTTCCAGCACCACCGGCGCGGCCCGGTCGGCGACCTCGGTCTCCAGCTCGCCGCCACCGCGGCGGACCGCCTCGCCGCGCTTCCACGCCGCGTACTGGTCGCCGTACTTGTCCAGGATCTCGTCGTGCGTGAGGCCCTGCCATTCGCCGGCGTACGTCTCGCGCAGCGCCTCGTCGTGCGTCACCGCCAGCCCCGTAATTGCCGCCAGCTCGGCAGCCGTGGCGGCGGCTCGCATCAGGTCCGAGGCGACGATGGCATCGGGCTTCAGCGAGGCGAGCAGCCGGGCGGCACGGCGCGCCTGCGCCACACCGGCCTCGGTCAGCTCGATGTCCGTGGAGCCCTGGAAGCGGCGCTCCAGGTTCCACGAGGTCTGGCCGTGCCGCCACAGGACGATCTTGCGGCTGGTCCGGCCGTTGCCGCTGGTCGTACCGCCGCCGGCCCTGCCGTCAACGGCCGTGCCTTCGCGGGTCACACCCTCAGGGGTCGTGCCGTCGTGGGTCGCGCTCAGAACAGATCACCGTCCAGTTCGTCGTCGCCCTGCGCGGCGCGCAGCGCGGCGTGCTCCTCGGCCTTGCCCTTGGTGAGCTTGGCGTCCTCGGGGAGGTCGATCTCGGGGCAGTCCTTCCACAGGCGCTCCAGCGCGTAGAAGACGCGCTCCTCGCTGTGCTGCACGTGGACGACGATGTCGATGTAGTCGAGCAGGATCCAGCGGGCGTCGCGGTCGCCTTCGCGGCGCACCGGCTTGGCGCCCAGCTCCTTCAGGAGCTTCTCCTCGATCTCGTCGACGATCGACTTGACCTGACGGTCGTTGGGAGCCGAAGCGAGGAGGAAGGCGTCGGTGATCGACAGCACGTCGCTGACGTCGTACGCGATGATGTCGTGCGCGAGCCGGTCGGCCGCGGCCTGGGCGGCGGCGGTGATGAGCTCGATGGAGCGGTCCGTGGCGGTCACTGGCCATGCTTTCGGGTTGGCGGGCAGATCCTTACAAGGGTCTCATGTACCGCCGACACCGCCCGCGCGCAGCGTGCCGCGCGGGCGGGGCCGTGTCCGAAGGGCCCCGCCGGCGCAGGCCGCAGTAGGCCTCGGACGGCTCAGGACGGTTTGTAATCCTTGCCCAGCGTCACCACGACGTCCGCGTTC is a window from the Streptomyces sp. NBC_01244 genome containing:
- a CDS encoding histidine phosphatase family protein; this encodes MTREGTAVDGRAGGGTTSGNGRTSRKIVLWRHGQTSWNLERRFQGSTDIELTEAGVAQARRAARLLASLKPDAIVASDLMRAAATAAELAAITGLAVTHDEALRETYAGEWQGLTHDEILDKYGDQYAAWKRGEAVRRGGGELETEVADRAAPVVLEHADRLPPGGTLVVVSHGGTIRTTIGRLLGLDSYYWEGLGGLSNCCWSVLGEGARGWRLMEHNAGTLPEPVLGDDD
- the rsfS gene encoding ribosome silencing factor encodes the protein MTATDRSIELITAAAQAAADRLAHDIIAYDVSDVLSITDAFLLASAPNDRQVKSIVDEIEEKLLKELGAKPVRREGDRDARWILLDYIDIVVHVQHSEERVFYALERLWKDCPEIDLPEDAKLTKGKAEEHAALRAAQGDDELDGDLF